DNA from Xanthomonas hyacinthi:
ACGCAGCCGTCCACCCAGGCGCTGTTGGGATCGGCGCCGACGAACAGGAACAGGTGATGCAGAGCGCAGCGATGGGTGGCGCCGCTGGCGCGGTCGCGCAACTCCGCGCTGGCCAGGCGCTGCGCGGCATCGCCCTGCAGCGACACCACGTCGGTGCCGGTATGCAGCTCCACGTTCGGCAACGCGGCGATGCGCTCGATCAGGTAGCGCGACATCGACGCCTCCAGCCCGGCGCCGCGCACGATCAGGTGCAGGCGCTTCACCTTCGGCGCCAAAAACACCACCGCCTGGCCCGCGGAATTGCCGCCACCGACCAGCGCCACCTCCTCGCCCTCGCACAGCCGCGCCTCCACCGGCGAGGCCCAGTACGACACGCCGTTGCCTTCGAACGCGGCCAGATTGGCGATGTCCGGGCGCCGGTAGCGCGCGCCCGAGGCGATCACCACGGTGTGCGCCTGCACGCGCAGGCCGTCGCGCATCTGCAGTTGCAGCGGCGCCGCGGCGCACTCCTCGGTGCTGGCTGCGTCGCAGTGCAGCTGCGCCACTTCCAGCGGCAACGCCAGCTCGGCGCCGAACTTCAGCGCCTGGTTGTAGGCGCGCCCGGCCAGCGCCTGGCCGGAGATGCCGGTGGGAAAGCCCAGATAGTTCTCGATCCGCGCCGACGCACCGGCCTGGCCGCCGATCGCGCGCTGGTCCAGCACCAGCACCGACAGCCCTTCGGAGGCGGCATACACCGCGGTCGCCAGGCCGGCTGGACCGGCGCCGACGATGGCCAGGTCGTAGCGCTTGTGCGGATCCAGCTCCGGGATCATGCCCAGGCAATGCGCGGCCTCGGCATCGCTGGGGCGGCGCAGCACGGCGCCGCTGGGGCAGACCATCAGCGGCAGTTCGTCGTGCTGGATGCCCAGGCGCTCGACCAGCGCGCGGCCCTCGCCGTCGTTGGCCGCATCCAGGAAGGTGTTGGGATAGCCGTTGCGGGTCAGGAAGCCCTGCAGCCGGGTCAGCCGCGCCTCGCCCGGTTCGCCGATCAGCACCGAACCGGCGGTATCGCCTTCGATCAACCCGACCCGGCGCAGGATCAAGGCGCGCATCACGATCTCGCCGACATCGGCCGAACTGATCATCAGCGAGCGCAGATGCGCCGCATCGAACGGCAGCGCGACGCAGCCTGCGGACCCGGCGCGGCCGCCGGCCAGCGACGCGCGGCCGGCCAGCTGGCTGACCTCGCCGCTGAACTGCCCGGCGCCGTGCTCGGCGACCGGTTTCTCGTGGCCCAACCCATCGCGGCGCACCACCGCGATCGTGCCCTGCAGCAGCAGCCACACCGGCGCCGGATGGTCGCCGACGGCGAACACCTCCTCGCCCGGCGCGAAGGTCCGCGGCGCACCGCTGGCGAAGCGGCGCGCGGTCTCCACCTGCGCCGGCTCGAGCACCGGGAACATCTGATGGCGACGGGTATCGGCCAGGCTCATCGGCATCCTTGTGGGCAGCGGGCGGCAATGCGCGCAGCATGCGATGCGTGGACGCCGCGGGCAATCACCCATTCTGGGAGGATGTTGACCTAAACCCCCTCTCCCGCCGGGAGAGGGGTTGGGGTGAGGGTATGCCGCGAAAGCGACTCGCTGATCCAAGCGCACGAGGCTGCGCCTGTCGGCGTCGGGCGACTACGTCAACGACGGCAGCGCAAGCCTGCCTGCATCGTCCGCGGCGAACGCCTCGCCCGCCAATGCATGCATCCGCATCACCGCCGCCGTCAACGCACGCAGCACCGCCACGCCGCGCTCGGCGAATACCGCATGCAACGCGGCGTAGTACCACAAGGTGCCCTCGCGGCCGACAGTGAAGCGCTCGAATACCTCGGCGCCGACCTCCGGGTCTTCCAGGTCCGCAACGATGCTGCGCGCGTTGTACAGCTTGTCGCAGGCCGACACCAGCAGCACCGCGGCCGGCGCCTCGCTCAGGTGCGCCAGATAGGCCTGCTTGCGGATGCGCCAGTCGCGGCGCCTGGCCGGCACGTCGTCCTGCGCCGCCTTGCGCTCGGCGCTGGCGTCGGTGCAGCCCATCACGATCGCCGCCACCGGATCGCCGAACTGCGCGCGAATCACCGCCTCGTGGCCGGCGCCGCAGTCCTCGATCACGTCGTGCAGCAACGCGGCGATCGCCTGGTCCTCATCGCCGCCGGCCTCCAGCACCAGCGTCGACACGCCCAGCACGTGGCTGAAATACGGCACCGTACCGCCCTTGCGGAACTGCCCGGCATGGGCGACGCGGGCGTAGTCCACGGCGCGCGCGTAGCGTTCGGTGAGAGCGGTCATGCGGCCTTCCTGACGGGATGGAACCGCATTATCGCGGAATCCGCACGCCTTGGCGCCGCGGTCGGTTCAGCCCGGCCGCGGCCGCACCCGGAATACCACGCTCATCCGCGGCGCCACCGGCCTGCTGGTCTTGGGGATGCCGTGTTCGTGGGTGAGCTGCGAGGCATGGCTCATCGCCAGCAGGCTGCCCGGCGCCAGTTCCACGCCGAGGCAGTGCGGCGCGTCGTCGGGCTGGGCACACAGGTCCATGGGCGAAAGAGGGGGACGCGGCAGAGAAGACGCCATCCCAGCTTCTGAACGGATCAGCGGCTGCGACGCGGCGAACCATCGCAGCCCGCAACCGGGAATTCTTACTTTTCGCCCGCGCAGCGTTAACGTTCCGCTTGGGAGCATGCGCATGCCCCTCCCCACAGCACAGGCGATACGCACGCATGACAGCAGCGCGCAGCACGACGGCAGGCATGAGCACGGCCGGAATGACGACGACCCACGGCGCCGATGGCGCGAATACCGAAGCCTCCGGCAGCGGTGCCCAGGCGCCAGCCGAAGCGCTGCGCGCACACGGCGCACCAATCGCCCGAAGCAATGTGTTCCGGTCGCCATTGTCCGCAGGCAGCGCCGATAGCGACCTGCGCCGACGCG
Protein-coding regions in this window:
- a CDS encoding FAD-dependent oxidoreductase encodes the protein MSLADTRRHQMFPVLEPAQVETARRFASGAPRTFAPGEEVFAVGDHPAPVWLLLQGTIAVVRRDGLGHEKPVAEHGAGQFSGEVSQLAGRASLAGGRAGSAGCVALPFDAAHLRSLMISSADVGEIVMRALILRRVGLIEGDTAGSVLIGEPGEARLTRLQGFLTRNGYPNTFLDAANDGEGRALVERLGIQHDELPLMVCPSGAVLRRPSDAEAAHCLGMIPELDPHKRYDLAIVGAGPAGLATAVYAASEGLSVLVLDQRAIGGQAGASARIENYLGFPTGISGQALAGRAYNQALKFGAELALPLEVAQLHCDAASTEECAAAPLQLQMRDGLRVQAHTVVIASGARYRRPDIANLAAFEGNGVSYWASPVEARLCEGEEVALVGGGNSAGQAVVFLAPKVKRLHLIVRGAGLEASMSRYLIERIAALPNVELHTGTDVVSLQGDAAQRLASAELRDRASGATHRCALHHLFLFVGADPNSAWVDGCVRLDGAGFVVTGVEAAPGRVPALPLETDWPGVFAIGDVRAGSVKRVAAAVGEGAAVVAQIHQFLARRRAPAAQ
- a CDS encoding HD domain-containing protein encodes the protein MTALTERYARAVDYARVAHAGQFRKGGTVPYFSHVLGVSTLVLEAGGDEDQAIAALLHDVIEDCGAGHEAVIRAQFGDPVAAIVMGCTDASAERKAAQDDVPARRRDWRIRKQAYLAHLSEAPAAVLLVSACDKLYNARSIVADLEDPEVGAEVFERFTVGREGTLWYYAALHAVFAERGVAVLRALTAAVMRMHALAGEAFAADDAGRLALPSLT